The sequence GCGGTAGGTGCAGTGCAGACCGACCTCGACACCGCCGCCCATGGCCGCGCCGTTGTAGTACGCGAAGGTCGGGACCGCCAGCGCCGAGAGGCGCTTGAAGACGTCGTGGCCGCCCTTGCCGATGGCGAGCGCCTCGTCGTGCTTCTTCAGCAGCTCGACGCCCTTGAGGTCGGCGCCGACCGCGAAGATGAACGGCTTGCCGGTGATGCCCGCGCCGACGATGGAGCCCGCGAGGGCCTCCTGCTCGACCTGGTCGATCGCCGCGTTCAGGTTGGCGAGGGACTGCGGGCCGAAGGTGGTCGGCTTGGTGTGGTCGAAGCCGTTGTCCAGCGTGATGAGGGCGAAGCGCCCGGCGCCGAACGGCAGGTCCAGGTGACGGACGTGCGCGGACGTGACGACCTCGTCCGGGAACAGCTCGGCCGCGCCCTTCAGGAGCTCAGCGGTGGTGCTCACTTGGAGTCTCCCTCGGCGTTGAAGTTCGGGTTCTCCCAGATGACGGTCGCGCCCATGCCGAAGCCGACGCACATGGTGGTCAGGCCGTAGCGGACGTGCGGCTGCTCCTCGAACTGACGGGCCAGCTGCGTCATCAGGCGCACGCCGGAGGAGGCGAGCGGGTGACCGAAGGCGATGGCGCCGCCGTACTGGTTCACGCGGGCGTCGTCATCGGCGATGCCGTAGTGCTCCAGGAACGCGAGGACCTGGACCGCGAAGGCCTCGTTGACCTCGAAGAGACCGATGTCGTCGATCGTCAGGCCGGCCTGGGCCAGGGCCTTCTCGGTGGCCGGGATCGGGCCGTAGCCCATGACCTCGGGCTCGACACCCGCGAAGGAGTACGAGACCAGACGCATCTTGACCGGGAGGTTGTTCTCCCGGGCGAAGTCCTCGGACGCGATGATCGCGGCGGTGGCACCGTCGTTGAGACCGGCGGCGTTGCCCGCGGTGACCCGGCCGTGCGTACGGAACGGGGTCTTCAGGCCGGCCAGGTTCTCCAGCGTGGTGCCCGGGCGCATCGGCTCGTCGGTGGTGACCAGGCCCCAGCCCGTCTCACCGGCCGCCTCGTTGGTGTTGCGCACCGAGATCGGGACCAGGTCCTGCTGGATCTTGCCGTCGGCGTACGCCTTGGCGGCCTTCTCCTGCGAGCGCACGGCGTACTCGTCGGCGCGGAGCTTGGTGATCGTCGGGTACCGGTCGTGCAGGTTCTCGGCGGTCATGCCCATGAACAGGGCGGACTCGTCGACCAGCTTCTCGGAGACGAAGCGCGGGTTCGGGTCCACGCCCTCACCCATGGGGTGACGGCCCATGTGCTCGACACCGCCGGCGAGGGCGACGTCGTAGGCACCGAAGGCCACACCGCCCGCGACGGCGGTCACGGCGGTCAGCGCGCCGGCGCACATGCGGTCGATGGAGTAGCCCGGGACGGACTGCGGGAGGCCCGCGAGAATGCCGGCGGTACGGCCCAGCGTCAGGCCCTGGTCACCGATCTGCGTGGTCGCGGCGATGGCGACCTCGTCGATCTTCTTGGGGTCCAGGTCCGGGTTGCGGCGCAGCAGCTCCCGGATCGCCTTCACGACGAGGTCGTCGGCGCGGGTCTCGTGGTAGATGCCCTTCGGGCCCGCCTTGCCGAACGGGGTGCGGACGCCGTCGACGAAGACGACGTCCCTGACGGTACGAGGCACGTTGGCTCTCCTCCAGGTGCGGGTGTGCACTGCTGCGCGTGGGGGCGTTCGGCGTAGGCCGCTGAGCGCCCGCTCACCCGACCCATGCTACTTGCGGGTAACCAATGTGCACACCCCCTCCCGGAGGAGCGGCGAAGGTCACACTCCGCGCCCCGCGGCGGGAGCCCGTGCGCCCCCTCCTCACGCCCGTCCGATCGGAGCGCGGACGGTGCCCCGATCGGGTCGGCCGGCCGATCGTCACGGTCACGTCAATGGCGTCGGGCACACCCGCTTCCGGATTCTGGCCTCGTCCCGGGGCCTCCCGCCCCCGGACCCCGGCCGACCCGAACGGAGACCCCGGCCATGCAGATCAAGACGATCGACCACGAGGTCAAGCACTCCTCCACCCTCCCCGTCAACGACGGGGAGGTGATCAAACTCTTCGTCCGGGAGCGTGACGGGACGAAGAATCCCACCAAACGCACGGCCGTCCTGATGCTGCACGGTCGCAGCGTCCCCGTCCTGCCCGGCGCGGACCTGGGCACCGGCGAGTACAACTGGATGCTGTTCCTCGCCAAGGCGGGCTTCGACGTCTTCGCCATGGACCTCCAGGGCCATGGCCGCTCGCCGCGCCCGGCGGTCATGAACGAGCCCTGCAACACCAATGCCACCCAGCAGGCGAAGCTCCTGCACGACAACCACCCGCTGCCGGGCCCCTGCACCCCCCCGTACGCCAAGCACCTCGGCGACTCCGCCGCCGACTGGGCCGAGGTCCACACCGTCGTGGAGTACATCAAGGCCGAGCGCGGCGTGGAGAAGGTCGCGCTGTTCGGCTGGTCCGCCGCCGCCATCGCGTTGGGCCCGTACGCCATCCAGCACCCGGAGAACGTCTCCAGCCTCTTCCTGCTCGCCCCGGTCTTCCGGCCGGACGGCCCCGAGAGCAAGCCCGGCACCAAGTGGGGAAGGCCGGACGCGCTGCCGCCGCCGCCCTCCCTGTGGAACTTCCCGATGTACATCACCGGGCGGCAGGGTTTCGGGGAGGCCTGGGACAAGGAACTCGGCTGCGCCGACGAGCAGCGTGAGGAGGGCATGGTCGACACCGTGTGGGCGGCGATCATGGAGAACGACGTGGTGGGCCGCAACTGGGGACCGCCGGTGTCCGGCGTGCCCTCGGGCGTGCTGCGCTTCCGCAACGCCTTCTGGTGGGGCTGGAACAAGTCCGGTGCCAAGGTGGACAACATCCTCGGCCACAAGGTGCCTGTGCTCATCGTCGTCGGCGAGCACGACAAGACGGTGAACAGCGTTCCGGGCACCAATCCCTTCCTCTCGGTCACCGAGCTCTACAAGGCCATCCCGGGTCCGAAGAAGATGCACTTCAAGGTCGCCTGCGCGGGCCACCAGATCCCCTGGGAACGAGTGGTCAAGCACGTCCACCACCTGTCCCGGAAGTGGCTCAAGCACACCGAGATCGACGGCAACACGAAGGGCACCTTCTACATGGACACGGAAGGCGACTACACCGAGCAACCCCTCTGATCCGGACGTGCCCCGGTCCGCGCGTCGCGGACCGGGGCACCTCGGCGACCGCCTACGCGGTGGCCGACAGGGCCGTGACCAGCACCGGGGTCACCAGTTCGATCTGCCAGGGCCGGGCGCCGTAGCCCGCGAGGACCTCCGCCACCGCGTCCGCGTGCAGCCGCTGCGGCGGCTCCCAGCACAGCCGACGGACGGTGTCCGGGGTGATCAGGTTCTCCTGCGGCAGGTTCAGCTCCTCCGCCAGCGCCGAGACGGCCGCACGGGCCGCCGACAGTCGGGCCGCGGCCGCCGGGTCCTTGTCCACCCAGGAGCGCGGCGGCGGGGGACCGGCCGGGGTCGCCCCGGGCTGCGGCAGCTCGTTCTCGGGCAGGGCCTTCGCCCGGTCCACGGCGGCCATCCACTGGTCCAGCTGCCGCCGGCCCATCCGCTGCCCGTAGCCGGGCAGGGCGGACAGGGTGTGCACGTTGGCGGGCAGGGCGAGTGCCGCCTCGACGATCGCGGCGTCGCCCAGCACCTTGCCCGGCGAGACGTCACGCCGCTGGGCGATCCGGTCGCGGGACTCCCACAGCTCCCGTACGACCGCCATCTGCCGACGTCGGCGCACCTTGTGCATGCCGGACGTCCGGCGCCACGGGTCCTTGCGCGGCGGGGCGGGCGGGGCGGAGGCGATGGCGTCGAACTCCTGGCGGGCCCATTCCAGCTTGCCCTGCCGGTCCAGTTCCTTCTCCAGCGCGTCCCGCAGGTCCACCAGCAGCTCCACGTCCAGGGCGGCGTAGCGCAGCCACGGCTCGGGGAGCGGGCGGGTGGACCAGTCGACGGCGGAGTGGCCCTTCTCCAGCGCGTAGCCGAGCACGCTCTCGACCATCGCGCCGAGTCCGACCCGGGGGAAGCCGGCGAGGCGGCCGGCCAGCTCGGTGTCGAACAGCGAGGTGGGCACCATGCCTATTTCGCGCAGGCAGGGCAGGTCCTGGGTGGCGGCGTGCAGGATCCATTCGGTGCCGGACAGGGCTTCGCCCAGTGCGGACAGGTCGGGGCAGCCCACCGGGTCGATCAACGCGGACCCCGCACCCTCACGGCGCAGCTGCACCAGGTAGGCGCGCTGGCCGTAGCGGTACCCGGAGGCCCGTTCGGCGTCGACGGCGACGGGGCCGGTGCCCGCGGCGAACGCCGCGACCACTTCGGCGAGGGCGTCCGCGTCGGCGACCACCGGAGGAATCCCCTCACGGGGCTCCAACAAGGGAGTCGGCAGCCCACCGGGCGGAACAACGACGTCGTCCGAGGGGCCGCCCCCGGTGGTGGTGCGCAGGTCTGCTGCGGGATCTTGGGCGTCGGTCACCGGTCAAGGGTATCCGTGTATACGACGCGCCCGTCGCCGGAACGTTCCGTCGACGGGCGCGGGCGGTATGCGGGGCGTTTTCCCGGGGTATTCCGGGGGTCTCCCGGCAGGTTCCCGAGCGGCGGCTCCCGGGGTGGATATCCGGGGGCTCCGGCCGGCGGTCAGTGGATGATCCCGGTACGCAGCGCCACGGCGACCATGCCGGCGCGGTCACCGGTGCCCAGCTTGCGGGCGATCCGGGCGAGGTGGGACTTGACGGTCAGGGCGGACAGGCCCATCGAGACGCCGATGGCCTTGTTGGACTGGCCCTCCGCGACGAGGCGCAGGACCTCGACCTCGCGGCCGGAGAGCTCTCGGTAGCCGCCCGGGTGGCTCGGGGCACCCGGGGGGCGGCGGTGCATACGGGCGGCGGCAGCGCCGATGGGGGCGGCGCCGGGCCGGGTGGGGAGCCCGATGTTGGTCCGCGTACCGGTGACGACGTAGCCCTTGACGCCGCCCGCGAGGGCGTTGCGCACGGCGCCGATGTCGTCGGCGGCGGACAGGGCCAGGCCATTGGGCCAGCCGGCGGCCCGGGTCTCGGAGAGCAGGGTGAGACCGGAGCCGTCGGGCAGGTGTACGTCGGCCACGCAGATGTCGCGCGGGCTGCCGACGCGGGGGCGGGCCTCCGCGATGGACGACGCCTCGATCACGTCACGTACTCCGAGGGCCCACAGATGGCGGGTCACGGTGGAGCGGACGCGCGGGTCGGCCACGACGACCATGGCCGTCGGCTTGTTCGGGCGGTAGGCGACCAGGCTTGCGGGCTGCTCGAGAAGAACGGACACCTAGGCCTCCTGGGGGAGTGGCGGGACGGCCGGCTCGGGGAAGGAAGCCGGTGCGAACCGTGCGGATGGTCACCCACTCCTTCGGCACGTCACCCGCCCGGCTTTAGGGAATGATCACGATTTGGTGAGTAACAATTCGGGCAATTCGGACGCACGATCGATCATCGGTTGATCAGAAGCCCGCAAGGGACGCCGTCTTTCGACCGCCCGACCTGTTCTTCGCTCAGTCGTTCTGGGTCGCGCGCCGAATCCGGCGGCCGTCCGGCCCTGCGGCTACGGGTGGTGCGGACCGCGACGCTGTGGCAGGGAGACCACACCCGTCGCCGTGTCCGTCGGACCCACCGGCGGCAGCCCCGCGACCTGGCACAGCAGTTCGCACCACGCCGACAGGTGCGCCGAGGTGTCCGGCACCCCTCCCACGCCCTCGCGCGGCGTCCACGAGGCCCGGATCTCGATCTGCGTGGCCGGCCGCCGCTCCGCGAGCCCGCCGAAGTAGTGCGAGCCCGCCATCGTCACGGTGCCGCTCGCCTCCCCGTACGCCAGCCCGCGCGCCTGCAGCGCCCCCGTCAGCCAGGACCAGCACACCTCGGGCAGCAGCGGATCCGCGGCCATCTCCGGCTCCAGCTCCGCGCGCACCAGCGTCACCAGCCGGAACGTCCCCTGCCAGGCGTCGTGCCCGGACGGATCGTGCAGCAGGATGAGCCGGCCGTCGGCCAGGTCCTCCTCGCCGTCCACCACCGCGGCCTCCAGGGCGTAGGCGTGCGGCGCCAGTCTCTGGGGCGGTTTCGTGGGGTCGATCTCGATACCCGGACGCAGCCGGGCCTTCTTCAAGCCGTCGACCGCCCGCCGGAACGGGAGCGGGACGGAGCTCTCCTTCGCGCTGTCCATACCCTCGGCGCCATCTGAAAATCGTCCCTGAGCCGCAGCCATGCGGGGAAGACTAGGCGGAACGAGCGCCCGTGCGCCGCAGGGACACCCTCGCCGGGTCGGACACTTCTTCATACGTGCGAAGATTTGGGTCGTGAGCGCCAACACCCGCCCCACGGGCCAGCCGAGTCAGACGTACGATTCCGCCTTCCTGAAGGCGTGCCGGCGGGAGCCGGTGCCGCACACCCCGGTGTGGTTCATGCGGCAGGCGGGACGCTCACTCCCGGAGTACCGCAAGCTGCGCGAGGGCACGCAGATGCTGGAGTCCTGCATGCGGCCCGACCTGGTCACCGAGATCACCCTGCAGCCGGTGCGCCGCCACAAGGTGGACGCGGCGATCTTCTTCTCCGACATCGTGGTCCCGCTGAAGGCCATCGGCGTCGACCTGGACATCAAGCCGGGCATCGGCCCGGTCGTCGCCCAGCCGATCCGCCGCCGTGAGGACCTCGCACAGCTGCGCGACCTCACCCCGGAGGACGTCTCGTACGTCACCGAGGCGATCGGCATGCTCACGGGTGAACTGGGCGCCACGCCGTTGATCGGATTCGCGGGCGCGCCTTTCACCCTCGCGAGCTACCTGGTCGAGGGCGGCCCCTCCAAGAACCACGAGCACACCAAGGCCCTCATGTACGGGGACCCGCAGCTGTGGGCCGACCTCCTGGACCGCCTCGCGGAGATCACCTCCGCCTTCCTCAAGGTCCAGATCGAGGCCGGCGCCTCCGCGATCCAGCTCTTCGACTCCTGGGTCGGCGCCCTCGCGCCGGCGGACTACCGCCGCTCGGTGATGCCCGCCTCCACCAAGGTCCTGGAGTCCGTCGCCTCCTACGGAGTGCCGCGGATCCACTTCGGAGTGGGCACGGGCGAGCTCCTCGGCCTCATGGGTGAGGCCGGCGCGGACGTCATGGGTGTCGACTACCGCGTCCCGCTCGACGAGGCCGTGCGCCGGGTCGGCCCCGGCAAGGCGCTCCAGGGCAACCTGGACCCGGCCGTGCTCTTCTCCACCACCGAGGCCGTCGAGGCCAAGACGGACGAGGTCCTCGCGGCCGCCGCCGGCCTGGAGGGCCACGTCTTCAACCTGGGCCACGGCGTCCTCCCGACGACCGACCCGGACGCGCTGACCCGCCTGGTGGACTACGTCCACACCCGCACCGCGCGCTGAACCCGCACCCCGCCGCATCATCACCGGGCGCACCGCGCCGTCCGGTAATGATGTGGCGGACGCGGGGGCCGGTCGGCAGGGTGTGTGCATGAGCCACGAATCCGCCCGGATCACCACACCCATCACCCCGGACCTGCTGCGCGGCGCCCTGGACCTGGAGCGCACCGAGCACGGGCTGCTGCCGCACCGACTGCCCGCGCGAGCCCGCGCCCAGTGCGCCGACGGCGATCTGGCCACGGTCGAGACCCAGCCCTCCGGGGTACGGCTGGCGTTCCGCACCCGGGCCACCGTCATCGAGCTGGACACGCTCCGCACGAAGATGGCCTACGACGGCGCACCGCCCCGCCCCGACGGCCTGTACGACCTGCTCATCGACGGCCTGCCGGCCGATCAGGGCCACGTCGGCGGCGGCAACGTCCTCCAGGTGGACATGGCCACCGGCGCCACCGAGACCCGGCCCGGCCCGCCCGGGACCGTACGGTTCTCCGGCCTCCCGAACCGGGCCAAGGACATCGAGATCTGGCTGCCCCACAACGAGATCACCCAGCTGGTCGCCCTGCGCACCGACGCCCCCGTCGAGACACCGCCGGACACGGGCCGCCGCCGGTGGCTGCACCACGGAAGTTCGATCAGCCACGGCTCCGACGCCGCGAGCCCCAGCACCACCTGGCCCGCGCTGGCCGCCGGCCTCGGCGGGGTGGAACTGACCAACCTCGGCCTGAGCGGCAACGCCCTGCTCGACCCCTTCACCGCCCGGGTCCTGCGCGACACCCCGACGGACCTGATCAGCGTCAAGATCGGCATCAACCTCGTCAACCGCGACCTGATGCGGCTGCGGGCCTTCGGCCCCGCCGTGCACGGGTTCCTCGACACCGTGCGCGAGGGCCACCCCACCACCCCGCTCCTGGTCCTCTCGCCGATCCTGTGCCCCATCCACGAGGACACCCCCGGCCCCAGCGCGCCCGACCTCGGCGAGCTCGCCGAGGGGCGACTGCGGTTCCGGGCCGCAGGCGACCCCGCCGAACGGGCCTTCGGCAAGCTGACCCTGGGCGTCATCCGCGAGGAGCTGGCCCGGATCGTGCGCCTGCGTGCCGCCGACGACCCGAACCTGCACCTCCTCGACGGCCGCGCCCTCTACGGCGAGGGGGACACGGCCGAGCTCCCGCTGCCCGACGCCCTGCACCCGGACGCGGCCACGCACCGCCGGATGGGCGAACGCTTCGCGGCCCTCGCCTTCGCCGCGGACGGCCCGTTCGCGCCGCCGGCCGCCCTCTAGAAGGTGTCTAGACGGCGGCGCGGACCGCGGCGACCGCCTTGCGGGCCGCCACCAGGATCGGGTCCCAGACGGGGGAGAACGGCGGCGCGTAGCCCAGGTCCAGGGACACCATCGCGTCGACCGTCATGCCCGCCGTGAGGGCGACCGCCGCGATGTCCACCCGCTTCGCGGATCCCGCGCCACCGACGATCTGGACCCCGAGGAGGCGGCCCGTACGGCGTTCCGCCAGCATCTTCACCGTCATCTCCGCCGCGCCCGGGTAGTAGCCCGCGGTGTTGGTGGAGGTGATGGTGGCCGTCACGAAGCGCAGGCCCGCCTCCAGGGCGTCCCGCTCGCGCAGCCCCGTACGGGCGATCTCCAGGTCGCAGACCTTGCTGACCGCCGTCCCGACCACCCCGGGGAAGGTCGCGTAGCCGCCGCCCACGCCCGAGCCGATGACCTGACCGTGCTTGTTGGCGTGCGTGCCCAGCGGGATGTGCCGGGTGCGGCCCGCGACCAGGTCCAGGACCTCCACGCAGTCGCCGCCCGCCCAGATGTTCTCGTGGCCCCGGACCCGCATCGAGAGGTCCGTGAGCAGGCCCCCCGAAGGGCCGAGGGGAAGTCCGGCCGCGCGGGCGAGCGCCGTACGGGGCTCCACCCCGATGCCGAGCACGACCACGTCCGCCTCGTACTCCTCGCCCCCCGACGTGGCCACCGCGCGGGCCCGACCCTCCTCGTCGGTGAGGATCTTCGTCACCTCGGCGCGGGAGACCGTACGGATCCCCATCCGGTTCATCGCGCTGTGCACCAGGCCGCCCATGTCCGGGTCCAGCGTGGCCATCGGCTGCTCGCCCCGGTGCAGGACGGTGACCTCGTACCCCCGCGCCACCAAGGCCTCGGCCATCT comes from Streptomyces virginiae and encodes:
- a CDS encoding helix-turn-helix transcriptional regulator, whose product is MSVLLEQPASLVAYRPNKPTAMVVVADPRVRSTVTRHLWALGVRDVIEASSIAEARPRVGSPRDICVADVHLPDGSGLTLLSETRAAGWPNGLALSAADDIGAVRNALAGGVKGYVVTGTRTNIGLPTRPGAAPIGAAAARMHRRPPGAPSHPGGYRELSGREVEVLRLVAEGQSNKAIGVSMGLSALTVKSHLARIARKLGTGDRAGMVAVALRTGIIH
- a CDS encoding GDSL-type esterase/lipase family protein; translated protein: MSHESARITTPITPDLLRGALDLERTEHGLLPHRLPARARAQCADGDLATVETQPSGVRLAFRTRATVIELDTLRTKMAYDGAPPRPDGLYDLLIDGLPADQGHVGGGNVLQVDMATGATETRPGPPGTVRFSGLPNRAKDIEIWLPHNEITQLVALRTDAPVETPPDTGRRRWLHHGSSISHGSDAASPSTTWPALAAGLGGVELTNLGLSGNALLDPFTARVLRDTPTDLISVKIGINLVNRDLMRLRAFGPAVHGFLDTVREGHPTTPLLVLSPILCPIHEDTPGPSAPDLGELAEGRLRFRAAGDPAERAFGKLTLGVIREELARIVRLRAADDPNLHLLDGRALYGEGDTAELPLPDALHPDAATHRRMGERFAALAFAADGPFAPPAAL
- the hemE gene encoding uroporphyrinogen decarboxylase, with amino-acid sequence MSANTRPTGQPSQTYDSAFLKACRREPVPHTPVWFMRQAGRSLPEYRKLREGTQMLESCMRPDLVTEITLQPVRRHKVDAAIFFSDIVVPLKAIGVDLDIKPGIGPVVAQPIRRREDLAQLRDLTPEDVSYVTEAIGMLTGELGATPLIGFAGAPFTLASYLVEGGPSKNHEHTKALMYGDPQLWADLLDRLAEITSAFLKVQIEAGASAIQLFDSWVGALAPADYRRSVMPASTKVLESVASYGVPRIHFGVGTGELLGLMGEAGADVMGVDYRVPLDEAVRRVGPGKALQGNLDPAVLFSTTEAVEAKTDEVLAAAAGLEGHVFNLGHGVLPTTDPDALTRLVDYVHTRTAR
- a CDS encoding alpha/beta hydrolase, yielding MQIKTIDHEVKHSSTLPVNDGEVIKLFVRERDGTKNPTKRTAVLMLHGRSVPVLPGADLGTGEYNWMLFLAKAGFDVFAMDLQGHGRSPRPAVMNEPCNTNATQQAKLLHDNHPLPGPCTPPYAKHLGDSAADWAEVHTVVEYIKAERGVEKVALFGWSAAAIALGPYAIQHPENVSSLFLLAPVFRPDGPESKPGTKWGRPDALPPPPSLWNFPMYITGRQGFGEAWDKELGCADEQREEGMVDTVWAAIMENDVVGRNWGPPVSGVPSGVLRFRNAFWWGWNKSGAKVDNILGHKVPVLIVVGEHDKTVNSVPGTNPFLSVTELYKAIPGPKKMHFKVACAGHQIPWERVVKHVHHLSRKWLKHTEIDGNTKGTFYMDTEGDYTEQPL
- a CDS encoding DUF3000 domain-containing protein, with the translated sequence MAAAQGRFSDGAEGMDSAKESSVPLPFRRAVDGLKKARLRPGIEIDPTKPPQRLAPHAYALEAAVVDGEEDLADGRLILLHDPSGHDAWQGTFRLVTLVRAELEPEMAADPLLPEVCWSWLTGALQARGLAYGEASGTVTMAGSHYFGGLAERRPATQIEIRASWTPREGVGGVPDTSAHLSAWCELLCQVAGLPPVGPTDTATGVVSLPQRRGPHHP
- a CDS encoding thiolase family protein, whose protein sequence is MPRTVRDVVFVDGVRTPFGKAGPKGIYHETRADDLVVKAIRELLRRNPDLDPKKIDEVAIAATTQIGDQGLTLGRTAGILAGLPQSVPGYSIDRMCAGALTAVTAVAGGVAFGAYDVALAGGVEHMGRHPMGEGVDPNPRFVSEKLVDESALFMGMTAENLHDRYPTITKLRADEYAVRSQEKAAKAYADGKIQQDLVPISVRNTNEAAGETGWGLVTTDEPMRPGTTLENLAGLKTPFRTHGRVTAGNAAGLNDGATAAIIASEDFARENNLPVKMRLVSYSFAGVEPEVMGYGPIPATEKALAQAGLTIDDIGLFEVNEAFAVQVLAFLEHYGIADDDARVNQYGGAIAFGHPLASSGVRLMTQLARQFEEQPHVRYGLTTMCVGFGMGATVIWENPNFNAEGDSK
- a CDS encoding ribonuclease D, with translation MTDAQDPAADLRTTTGGGPSDDVVVPPGGLPTPLLEPREGIPPVVADADALAEVVAAFAAGTGPVAVDAERASGYRYGQRAYLVQLRREGAGSALIDPVGCPDLSALGEALSGTEWILHAATQDLPCLREIGMVPTSLFDTELAGRLAGFPRVGLGAMVESVLGYALEKGHSAVDWSTRPLPEPWLRYAALDVELLVDLRDALEKELDRQGKLEWARQEFDAIASAPPAPPRKDPWRRTSGMHKVRRRRQMAVVRELWESRDRIAQRRDVSPGKVLGDAAIVEAALALPANVHTLSALPGYGQRMGRRQLDQWMAAVDRAKALPENELPQPGATPAGPPPPRSWVDKDPAAAARLSAARAAVSALAEELNLPQENLITPDTVRRLCWEPPQRLHADAVAEVLAGYGARPWQIELVTPVLVTALSATA
- a CDS encoding FAD-dependent oxidoreductase, with the translated sequence MATERLVVVGGDAAGMSAASQARRLKGPAELGIVAFERGHFTSYSACGIPYWVGGQVAERDDLIARTPEEHRARDIDLRMRTEVVELDLSGSRVRARDLDTGSESWTEYDKLVLATGARPVRPRLPGIGAHGVHGIQSLDDGQRLMGTLRRTEGRRAVVVGAGYIGVEMAEALVARGYEVTVLHRGEQPMATLDPDMGGLVHSAMNRMGIRTVSRAEVTKILTDEEGRARAVATSGGEEYEADVVVLGIGVEPRTALARAAGLPLGPSGGLLTDLSMRVRGHENIWAGGDCVEVLDLVAGRTRHIPLGTHANKHGQVIGSGVGGGYATFPGVVGTAVSKVCDLEIARTGLRERDALEAGLRFVTATITSTNTAGYYPGAAEMTVKMLAERRTGRLLGVQIVGGAGSAKRVDIAAVALTAGMTVDAMVSLDLGYAPPFSPVWDPILVAARKAVAAVRAAV